The segment GATCGAGGCGCAGGTTTCATTGTAGGCTTTCGCGTTGGGCAGCTCGTAGGCGCCGCCAAAGCCTTCGTGTCCGCCCACCGCACCGATACCGCCGGTGAGATAGAGTTTGCGCCACACGATGTCGTCCCAGATCGCGTCGGTCGCCTTGAGGTAGGCGCGATCGCCGGTGAGCGCAGCGACATCGGCCATTCCGGCGAACATGTAGGTGGCGCGGACGGAATGCCCCACCGCCTCCTTCTGCTCGGTGACCGGAAGGTGCGCCTGATTGTAGGTTTCGCCGCCGTGGCGGATATCGAGGAAATATTTTGCGAGATCGAGGTACTCGCGCTTGCCGGTGACGCGATAGAGCTTCACCAGCCCCATCTCTACGATCTGGTGTCCGGGATAATACGCCGCGCGGCCCGGGCCAAAGTCGTGGCAAAGCAGATCCGCGTTCTTCAGCGCGATGTCGAGCAGCGTGCGCTTGCCCGTTGCCTGGAAATGAGCCGCGGCGGCTTCGTAGAGATGGCCGCAGTTGTAGAGCTCATGGCTGAGCTTGGGATCGGCCTCCCACCGTTTCGCGCTTATCCACTTGTGGAGCTTGTGCGGGTTGATCGTGCGCGACGTGTAGAGATAGCCGTCCGGCTCCTGCGCCGCACGGATGATCTCGATCAGCTTGTCGACCTCCGCCTCGAGCTTCGGATCGGGGAACGTCTGGAGCGAGTAGCTGGCGCCCTCGAGAATCTTGTAGATGTCGGTGTCATCGAAGGGAAACTCGGTTCCAAACTCGCCCGGCATTACGTGGGCGGCTTTCAGGAAGTTGTCCACGCGCCCAGTGTCGTAGCACTGCTTTAGCGCGATCGGGATGGTGACCTCGTGGTTCCGGCGAATCCGCGGCGCCCAGAAATCGTCGCGCACCGTGACTTGGAAAAAGGGGACCGGGTGAATCGGGTAGTCGTCGGCGGCGAAACCCGCCGTGGCGAACAGGCTCACGAAAACCAGGAGCAGGCGGGGCGGGATGCTCATGCGTCGAACGCTGGGCCGGCCCGCGATGCCGCTCAACTGTGATCCTGCGAGACCGTAAAGCGACGCGGCTGATGGGCCAGCGTGTGCGCTAGCCTGGATATTTCATGAAATATCCGCCTCCTGGCCGACTCTGTCGGGGCTAGCCGCGACAAGGTCGCTCCGCCGCAGGCGGACGGAAATTTCGGACGGAGCTTCACTCCTGTTCATGAAATTTCCGGGCTCACTTCTGGACCTTACCGATGAACACGCCCCGCCAGAAAAACAAAACACCCCGCGGCGGTCGCTCGCGGGGTATTTT is part of the Opitutus terrae PB90-1 genome and harbors:
- a CDS encoding glycoside hydrolase family 127 protein; translation: MSIPPRLLLVFVSLFATAGFAADDYPIHPVPFFQVTVRDDFWAPRIRRNHEVTIPIALKQCYDTGRVDNFLKAAHVMPGEFGTEFPFDDTDIYKILEGASYSLQTFPDPKLEAEVDKLIEIIRAAQEPDGYLYTSRTINPHKLHKWISAKRWEADPKLSHELYNCGHLYEAAAAHFQATGKRTLLDIALKNADLLCHDFGPGRAAYYPGHQIVEMGLVKLYRVTGKREYLDLAKYFLDIRHGGETYNQAHLPVTEQKEAVGHSVRATYMFAGMADVAALTGDRAYLKATDAIWDDIVWRKLYLTGGIGAVGGHEGFGGAYELPNAKAYNETCASIGMVYWNAREFYLHGQARYFDVLERTLYNGVLSGVSLSGDRFFYPNPLAADGKIVRQAWFGCACCPSNICRFIPSIPGYVYATTPERVYANLYVGSEATLRFGSHAVRLTQRTAYPWSGDVEIVVDPAGQEPAGEFELALRIPGWARDEAIPSDLYAFANPAVGHAVVTVNGKPVTPTMEHGYAVLRRSWQAGDRVQLALPMEIRLVKAHASIADDVGRFALHRGPLVYCVEGVDLGGSALAAQLPPLETLRAERRDALLDGITVITAEDGPFTAIPYFAWANRAPSEMAVWLEPAATSR